In Alkalihalobacillus sp. TS-13, the following are encoded in one genomic region:
- a CDS encoding sugar phosphate isomerase/epimerase encodes MKIAFNQATTLASSTLEQDLILCEKHGYDFIEIRLDKLKEYLLTNTIDDLKDFFKNSKMKPLSLNAIEWFTFQNETTFALMKEDLRLLANVGQQIGCNTIVVVPSFEIGEKHWSEIKAETIRCLNELFRVVQDTPMRLALEFVGYPECSINTLDRAHEIIKEMNNDRIGLVIDCFHLYAMNSNLDDLKKVDRDQIFLFHIDDCEDLVPGILRDQHRIFPGEGVIDLDTIISILNDKGFKGPASIELFRPEYWKMDPETCIRLSKEKTEGILKRIVSEGIS; translated from the coding sequence ATGAAAATCGCGTTCAACCAGGCTACTACACTAGCTTCTTCAACGTTAGAACAAGATCTCATCTTATGCGAGAAACATGGATACGATTTTATCGAAATCCGGCTCGATAAGCTGAAGGAGTATCTCTTAACAAACACAATTGATGATCTCAAAGACTTTTTTAAAAACTCAAAAATGAAACCGCTGTCATTGAATGCGATTGAGTGGTTCACCTTCCAGAACGAAACCACTTTCGCATTGATGAAGGAAGACCTTAGGTTGCTTGCCAACGTGGGTCAACAGATCGGATGCAATACGATTGTCGTTGTTCCATCATTCGAGATAGGCGAAAAACATTGGTCCGAGATCAAGGCGGAAACCATCCGCTGCCTTAATGAACTTTTTCGAGTGGTACAAGACACTCCAATGAGACTGGCGCTTGAATTCGTCGGTTACCCAGAATGCTCGATCAACACCCTGGATCGCGCACATGAAATCATCAAGGAAATGAACAACGATCGAATCGGACTCGTCATCGACTGTTTTCACCTATATGCGATGAACTCCAATCTCGACGATCTAAAAAAGGTCGACAGAGACCAGATCTTCCTTTTCCATATTGATGACTGTGAAGATCTTGTCCCCGGCATACTCAGGGATCAGCATAGAATATTCCCGGGTGAAGGAGTGATCGATCTCGACACGATCATCTCGATCCTCAATGACAAAGGTTTCAAAGGACCAGCGTCAATCGAACTGTTCCGCCCGGAGTATTGGAAAATGGACCCTGAAACATGCATTCGACTATCTAAAGAAAAGACAGAAGGGATTTTAAAACGGATTGTCTCTGAAGGTATTTCTTAG
- a CDS encoding DUF5054 domain-containing protein → MKDIEVVHVIFKTHLDLGFTDLEENVTKQYMDLYIPRAIQLSEELAREDGEAQFVWTTGSWLIHEYLKRADDKQVKKMEEAISKGYIAWHGLPFTTHTEMMDRCLFEHGLSLSKSLDQKYGRKTIAAKMTDVPGHTKAMVASMAKYGMEYLHLGVNPASKVPSVPNLFVWEGNDGSQLIVNYADNYGDVLRVDGLNEVMVFAHTGDNCGPPSFQDIQHEFDDLSKRFPNAKIKASNMDAFAVKLRSVKHKLPVIREEIGDTWIHGIGTDPKKVSQYRELLRLWSEWKAEGSPLDTHEKYKGFLDALLLIPEHTWGLDEKKYLNDYKNYSKTDFQKARKQDLICKDAVPDKYHYIGSFAMDEFDNMSEQLFSTDWENRSYSLFERSWGEQRSYVEKAVNALPEDKQKEVEEVFKSLTPTKVEGDSGQRIKVGPSYRIGQFDVTFSSDGAISGLVDRSGKRWADSEHRLGVFFYESFGVENYNKWFEQYVEDIEQTYRWSEADQGKPGFELVTPIPRHERFSPILDSIRKVSAESKDYVYVHLHTPGRAVECFGAPKELQVRYVFSKTDATIDVEVNWFEKEANRLPEAIWYSFGLLVDNPNLWKMDKLGEWISPLEVVKNGNRNLHAIQSGLSYQGADGRAVIETKDAPLVAPGKPRLLQFDNTFESLDHGFHFNLYNNVWGTNFPMWYEEDAKFRFTVKLN, encoded by the coding sequence ATGAAGGATATCGAAGTCGTACATGTGATCTTTAAGACGCACCTTGATTTAGGGTTTACCGATCTAGAAGAGAATGTGACAAAGCAATATATGGACTTATACATCCCAAGAGCAATCCAATTAAGTGAAGAACTTGCCCGAGAAGATGGAGAGGCTCAATTTGTTTGGACGACGGGTTCCTGGCTGATCCATGAATACCTGAAAAGAGCCGATGACAAACAAGTGAAGAAAATGGAAGAAGCGATTTCAAAAGGTTATATTGCCTGGCACGGTCTACCGTTCACAACCCATACCGAAATGATGGATCGCTGCCTCTTCGAACATGGATTATCCCTTTCGAAAAGCCTAGACCAGAAATACGGGAGAAAAACAATCGCTGCAAAAATGACAGATGTTCCAGGACACACGAAAGCGATGGTTGCTTCTATGGCGAAATATGGGATGGAGTACTTGCATTTAGGCGTCAATCCTGCCTCGAAAGTCCCATCTGTCCCTAACCTGTTTGTTTGGGAAGGGAATGACGGGTCCCAATTAATCGTAAACTATGCCGACAATTATGGGGATGTACTCAGAGTAGATGGTTTGAACGAAGTAATGGTATTCGCCCACACTGGTGACAATTGCGGTCCCCCTTCATTTCAAGATATCCAACATGAATTTGATGATCTTTCAAAACGATTCCCGAATGCTAAAATCAAAGCTTCAAACATGGATGCTTTTGCTGTAAAACTCCGATCAGTCAAGCATAAACTACCTGTGATCCGAGAGGAAATCGGCGATACATGGATCCACGGAATAGGTACGGATCCGAAAAAAGTATCCCAATACAGAGAGTTGCTGCGGTTGTGGTCTGAATGGAAGGCAGAAGGAAGTCCACTTGACACACATGAAAAATACAAAGGTTTCTTAGATGCATTATTGTTAATACCTGAACACACCTGGGGACTCGATGAGAAGAAGTATTTGAATGATTACAAGAATTATTCAAAAACGGACTTCCAGAAGGCGAGGAAACAGGATTTAATCTGTAAAGATGCTGTGCCTGATAAATATCATTACATAGGGTCGTTTGCAATGGACGAATTCGATAACATGTCTGAGCAACTATTTTCAACAGACTGGGAGAATAGAAGTTACAGTTTATTTGAACGTTCCTGGGGGGAGCAGAGGTCGTACGTGGAAAAGGCGGTAAATGCGCTGCCAGAAGATAAACAAAAGGAAGTAGAAGAGGTGTTCAAGTCATTAACACCAACCAAAGTAGAAGGTGATTCAGGGCAAAGGATCAAGGTGGGACCCAGTTATAGAATCGGTCAATTCGATGTGACGTTCTCGAGCGATGGTGCAATCTCCGGATTAGTCGATCGATCAGGGAAACGATGGGCTGACTCTGAACACCGTTTGGGCGTTTTCTTCTATGAATCTTTCGGTGTGGAAAACTATAATAAATGGTTTGAACAATATGTGGAGGATATTGAACAAACCTATCGATGGTCAGAAGCCGATCAAGGAAAGCCTGGTTTTGAACTTGTAACACCAATTCCGAGACATGAAAGGTTTTCACCGATACTAGACTCGATCCGCAAAGTATCAGCCGAATCAAAAGATTATGTGTATGTTCATTTGCATACGCCAGGGCGAGCAGTAGAATGTTTTGGAGCCCCAAAAGAATTACAAGTACGATATGTCTTTAGCAAAACTGACGCGACTATTGATGTTGAAGTAAATTGGTTTGAAAAAGAGGCAAACAGACTTCCAGAAGCAATCTGGTATTCTTTCGGTCTACTAGTAGATAACCCTAACCTATGGAAAATGGACAAGTTGGGGGAATGGATTTCTCCGTTAGAGGTAGTCAAGAATGGTAACCGTAATCTCCATGCAATACAAAGTGGTCTATCCTATCAGGGCGCGGATGGGAGAGCTGTTATTGAGACGAAGGATGCCCCACTGGTTGCTCCGGGAAAACCTCGGCTTCTGCAATTTGATAATACCTTTGAATCGCTCGACCATGGTTTTCATTTTAATTTATACAACAATGTATGGGGAACCAACTTTCCAATGTGGTATGAAGAAGATGCGAAATTCAGATTCACCGTAAAACTAAATTAA
- a CDS encoding sugar phosphate isomerase/epimerase, with translation MKNKFAAQLYTLRKEISEDFPGVLKSLKEIGWEAVQIDGLFGYTREEIADTLNTLGLRTAGIHVGLDRLNNDLENVVAEANLFQTTEIICPYLDDDMRNAEGYIKARKELREVVRKIAPLGLKLGYHNHDFEFHTKIEGEFALDYILEPSDDVHLFPEIDTYWVKKAGLDPLTYMQKFSFKMPILHLKDMTNDGTEDFAEVGNGCIEFQPILQWGERNGVEWYVVEQDYCTGHPLVSLAISLDNLRKMTSNMTN, from the coding sequence ATGAAAAATAAATTTGCTGCTCAATTATACACGTTGAGAAAAGAAATCAGCGAAGACTTCCCTGGTGTCCTGAAATCATTGAAAGAAATCGGATGGGAAGCTGTACAGATTGACGGTTTGTTTGGTTATACACGAGAGGAAATCGCCGATACATTGAATACGTTAGGACTCCGAACCGCAGGAATACACGTAGGTCTTGATCGCTTGAATAACGATCTGGAAAATGTCGTAGCAGAAGCGAATCTTTTTCAGACCACAGAAATCATATGCCCCTATTTGGATGATGATATGAGGAATGCGGAAGGTTATATCAAGGCCAGGAAAGAGCTGAGAGAAGTTGTTCGTAAAATTGCACCTCTTGGCTTGAAGCTTGGCTACCATAACCACGATTTTGAATTCCACACAAAAATCGAAGGCGAGTTTGCGTTGGATTATATTCTTGAACCATCAGATGATGTACACCTCTTTCCGGAAATAGATACATATTGGGTGAAAAAAGCAGGGCTGGATCCCTTAACCTACATGCAAAAATTCTCTTTTAAAATGCCGATACTACATTTGAAAGACATGACCAATGATGGAACTGAAGATTTTGCCGAAGTCGGGAATGGCTGCATTGAGTTTCAGCCAATTCTGCAATGGGGCGAACGAAATGGAGTGGAATGGTATGTAGTGGAACAGGATTACTGTACAGGACATCCATTAGTCAGCCTCGCGATCAGTCTTGATAATTTGAGGAAGATGACATCGAACATGACCAATTGA
- a CDS encoding aldo/keto reductase produces MEFQALKGVIDKKYTEKICSKLIFGTAHFHEYERKDQAFNLMDDFVELSGNMFDTAHQYLNSEVILGEWIENRGIRDSIYILTKGAHPDDGEPGPRLNPAAITNDLMESLERLRTNYIDFYALHRDDKTVDVGLIMEVLNEHIAKGRIHAIGASNWTHPRIQEANAYASKHGLIGFTFNSPNLSLAKCNEPRWSGCVSADEELLDWHTGSQMPLLSWSSQAGGFFSGRFSPDVKSDEEMVRVYYSPENWERYERARTLAETKGVSPIQIALAYVLNQPFSTWAVIGPFNKTELLSSVEGAKVKLSSKEMDWLNLKGEMGAQAYEK; encoded by the coding sequence GTGGAATTTCAAGCGTTAAAGGGAGTAATCGATAAGAAGTATACTGAGAAAATATGCTCCAAACTGATCTTTGGAACCGCACATTTTCATGAATATGAACGGAAAGACCAAGCATTCAACTTGATGGATGACTTTGTGGAATTAAGCGGAAACATGTTCGATACTGCCCATCAATACCTCAATAGTGAAGTTATTTTAGGCGAGTGGATTGAAAACAGAGGGATTCGAGATAGCATTTACATTCTTACAAAAGGAGCTCATCCAGACGATGGGGAACCCGGTCCGCGATTGAACCCTGCGGCCATAACCAATGATCTCATGGAAAGTCTTGAGCGTCTCCGTACTAATTACATCGATTTCTATGCACTACATCGGGATGACAAAACCGTTGATGTAGGCTTGATCATGGAAGTCTTGAATGAACACATCGCAAAGGGGCGTATCCATGCAATCGGGGCATCAAACTGGACTCATCCACGGATCCAGGAAGCAAATGCGTATGCATCCAAACATGGTTTGATCGGTTTTACCTTCAATAGTCCCAATCTCAGCCTTGCAAAATGTAATGAACCAAGATGGTCGGGGTGTGTCTCAGCTGATGAGGAACTTCTCGACTGGCATACCGGTTCACAGATGCCTTTATTGTCCTGGTCTTCTCAAGCTGGCGGTTTTTTCAGCGGCAGGTTTTCACCTGATGTGAAAAGTGACGAAGAAATGGTCCGTGTCTACTACAGTCCGGAGAACTGGGAGCGTTATGAACGTGCACGTACCCTTGCTGAAACAAAAGGAGTTTCACCGATTCAGATTGCATTGGCTTACGTACTCAATCAACCATTTTCAACCTGGGCAGTCATAGGTCCGTTTAATAAAACAGAACTGCTTTCATCCGTTGAAGGTGCAAAGGTAAAGCTTTCTTCCAAAGAAATGGATTGGTTGAACCTTAAGGGAGAAATGGGGGCACAAGCTTATGAAAAATAA
- a CDS encoding CehA/McbA family metallohydrolase, with protein MRNTENINLTEEITLTKTISSSQQGDYITLPFTIPEDVEEIRVQLSFTEPEANVIDLGVEDPQGFRGWSGGARREIFLREDRATPGYELGEILPGEWGVILNAYRVPKECTVTAKVSIKRCEFEWYKGDLHLHSNHSDGAFTVSEVVDNVREAGLQFLALTDHNTFSQNVQYPIVEDHAIIPGVELTTNKGHANFYGVPKPFLDFRCKTKEDVQEKWDEGIANGSIVSINHPHCNFCPWEWGLDNFQVKVIEIWNGPWSQHNHATLEWWDNQLQQGKRIVAIGGSDTHRQHDHIKYGVPTTWINAVAHSPRKLLEGMGEGRVCVAASPKAPWVEIKLGDTGIGEIHQKDEQQGFLTLEVEFKEKMNGVFKVITNQGTVFQEDLTDKSFLIPSCIPTTSLYIRVELWNQELDEPIVISNPIYLR; from the coding sequence GTGAGGAATACTGAGAATATCAACCTGACTGAAGAGATAACGCTCACAAAAACGATATCTTCTTCTCAACAAGGCGACTACATTACATTGCCTTTTACGATCCCTGAGGACGTTGAAGAGATCAGGGTCCAGTTGAGTTTTACTGAACCTGAGGCGAATGTGATTGATTTAGGCGTAGAAGATCCACAAGGATTTAGAGGTTGGAGCGGAGGGGCTCGCAGGGAGATTTTTCTTCGTGAAGACCGTGCAACCCCTGGCTATGAATTAGGAGAGATCCTTCCTGGGGAGTGGGGAGTCATTTTAAATGCCTACCGGGTTCCAAAGGAATGTACGGTCACAGCAAAAGTCAGCATCAAGCGATGTGAATTTGAATGGTATAAAGGGGATCTGCACTTACATTCCAATCATAGCGATGGGGCTTTCACGGTTTCAGAAGTGGTGGATAACGTTAGGGAAGCTGGATTGCAATTTCTTGCGCTGACGGATCACAATACGTTCAGCCAAAACGTCCAGTACCCGATCGTTGAAGACCACGCGATCATTCCAGGAGTCGAACTTACAACCAATAAGGGACATGCCAATTTTTACGGTGTACCTAAACCGTTTTTGGATTTTCGATGCAAAACGAAAGAGGACGTACAAGAAAAATGGGACGAGGGGATTGCCAATGGATCGATCGTGTCGATCAATCATCCACATTGTAATTTTTGCCCGTGGGAATGGGGATTGGACAACTTTCAGGTAAAAGTGATTGAAATCTGGAATGGACCATGGAGCCAGCATAACCACGCAACTTTAGAATGGTGGGATAACCAATTGCAGCAAGGGAAGAGGATTGTGGCGATAGGAGGAAGCGATACCCATCGCCAACACGATCATATAAAATATGGGGTTCCTACGACATGGATAAACGCTGTTGCCCATTCACCTCGTAAACTATTAGAAGGTATGGGAGAGGGTCGAGTCTGTGTAGCGGCTTCACCAAAAGCACCCTGGGTTGAAATTAAACTCGGTGACACAGGCATAGGAGAAATTCATCAGAAAGACGAGCAACAAGGTTTTCTTACATTAGAGGTTGAGTTTAAAGAAAAAATGAACGGTGTATTCAAAGTCATTACCAACCAGGGCACGGTTTTTCAAGAGGATCTAACCGATAAATCCTTTTTGATCCCATCTTGTATTCCCACTACAAGCCTCTACATTCGAGTTGAATTGTGGAATCAGGAATTAGATGAACCAATCGTCATCAGTAACCCCATTTATTTACGCTAG